The following coding sequences are from one Onychomys torridus chromosome 14, mOncTor1.1, whole genome shotgun sequence window:
- the Akap5 gene encoding A-kinase anchor protein 5 — MKECSVKMESRVSEIQIETKEEKAPVAVSPQEERQEGKTATLCFKRRKKSNRMKPKAGSKTAEVTKTRPSEAGDSAQAQPAGAWASIRRLVAHRKRSESSRQQKPSEADVRPEDVALPKKKAKSRLRIPCIRFSRGAKRRHHHSKLTEDSDYNSRVQGGADDLEIKTQTQSADQVIQAKSTPGRQEGVLVEDGKEVQESRVTNSVTARENTVSVDLELESESAAVQMGTPVLEKEREVSAEKQSVQAQQQASPLESSEAGSPRPVASDTPASPATEYQRSVEEPRGGIQESVPSGQDDRSRQGAAQEEKSGEIMLGPAEETTGVQAEAAAVSQADKSAVAQAKEGKPSQAEETAVSQADKSAVAQAEEGKLIQAEETAVSQADKSAVAQAKEGKPSQAEETAVSQADKSAVAQAKEGKPSQAEETAVSQADKSAVAQAKEGKPSQAEETAVSQADKSAVAQAKEGKPSQAEETAVSQTDKSAVAQAKEGKLSQAEETAVSQADKSAVAQAVEATVTQEEEATLSQQEEAALSLEEEATVAQEEEAAVAQTQEGAVSQEEEAAVSQAPDLKENGIDTEKPRSEESKRMEPIAIIITDTEISEFDVKKSKNVPKQFLISMENEQVGVFANDSDFEGRTSEQYETLLIETASSLVKNAIQLSVEQLVNEMVSEDNKINTLLQ, encoded by the coding sequence ATGAAAGAGTGTAGTGTGAAAATGGAGAGCAGGGTTTCTGAGATCCAGATAGAAACTAAGGAGGAGAAGGCACCAGTAGCTGTTAGTCctcaggaagagaggcaggagggaaaaaCAGCCACGCTCTGcttcaagagaaggaagaaatccaACAGGATGAAGCCTAAAGCTGGTTCCAAGACTGCTGAGGTCACAAAGACGCGTCCCTCTGAAGCTGGGGACTCTGCTCAGGCACAGCCAGCGGGGGCCTGGGCCTCCATCAGACGCTTGGTGGCACACAGGAAAAGGTCAGAGTCTTCGAGGCAGCAGAAGCCATCGGAGGCCGACGTGCGGCCTGAGGACGTGGCTCTTCCTAAGAAAAAGGCAAAATCCAGACTTAGGATTCCTTGCATAAGATTCTCAAGGGGGGCAAAAAGACGTCATCATCACTCTAAACTCACAGAAGACTCAGACTACAACAGCAGAGTCCAGGGAGGAGCTGACGATTTGGAGATAAAAACCCAGACCCAATCAGCTGACCAGGTGATCCAGGCTAAGTCCACCCCGGGCCGCCAGGAAGGCGTGTTGGTGGAAGATGGTAAGGAGGTCCAAGAGTCACGTGTGACCAACAGCGTCACAGCTAGAGAGAACACGGTGTCCGTGGACCTGGAATTAGAAAGTGAGTCTGCCGCTGTTCAGATGGGCACTCCAGTGCTGGAAAAGGAACGGGAAGTGAGCGCGGAAAAGCAAAGCGTACAAGCGCAGCAGCAAGCAAGTCCACTTGAGAGTTCGGAAGCCGGTAGCCCTCGTCCCGTGGCCTCTGACACCCCTGCCTCACCAGCAACCGAGTATCAACGCAGTGTGGAAGAACCCAGAGGCGGCATCCAAGAAAGTGTTCCAAGTGGGCAGGATGACCGAAGTAGACAGGGTGCTGCCCAAGAAGAGAAATCAGGAGAAATTATGCTGGGCCCAGCAGAAGAAACCACAGGGGTCCAGGCAGAGGCGGCTGCTGTCAGCCAGGCAGACAAAAGTGCAGTGGCCCAGGCCAAAGAAGGTAAACCGAGTCAGGCAGAGGAAACTGCTGTCAGCCAGGCAGACAAAAGTGCAGTGGCCCAGGCCGAAGAAGGTAAACTGATTCAGGCAGAGGAAACTGCTGTCAGCCAGGCAGACAAGAGTGCAGTGGCCCAGGCCAAAGAAGGTAAACCGAGTCAGGCAGAGGAAACTGCTGTCAGCCAGGCAGACAAGAGTGCAGTGGCCCAGGCCAAAGAAGGTAAACCGAGTCAGGCAGAGGAAACTGCTGTCAGCCAGGCAGACAAGAGTGCAGTGGCCCAGGCCAAAGAAGGTAAACCGAGTCAGGCAGAGGAAACTGCTGTCAGCCAGGCAGACAAGAGTGCAGTGGCCCAGGCCAAAGAAGGTAAACCGAGTCAGGCAGAGGAAACTGCTGTTAGCCAGACAGACAAAAGTGCAGTGGCCCAGGCCAAAGAAGGTAAACTGAGTCAGGCAGAGGAAACTGCTGTCAGCCAGGCAGACAAAAGTGCAGTGGCCCAGGCAGTGGAAGCCACAGTGacccaggaagaggaagccacATTGTCCCAGCAAGAGGAAGCCGCATTGTCTCTGGAAGAGGAAGCCACAGTGGCCCAGGAAGAGGAAGCCGCAGTGGCCCAGACACAGGAAGGCGCAGTGtcccaggaagaggaagctgcagTGTCCCAAGCACCagatctgaaagaaaatggaattgatacagagaaacccagatcagaagaaagcaaaagaatgGAGCCAATTGCTATTATCATTACAGACACTGAAATCAGTGAATTTGATGTTAAGAAATCTAAAAATGTCCCCAAGCAATTCCTAATTTCAATGGAAAATGAGCAGGTAGGGGTTTTTGCTAATGATAGTGATTTCGAAGGGAGAACTTCAGAACAGTATGAAACACTCTTAATAGAAACAGCCTCTTCTCTCGTCAAGAATGCTATCCAGTTGTCTGTAGAGCAGCTGGTTAATGAAATGGTTTCCgaggataataaaataaatactctgTTACAGTGA